A single region of the Metarhizium brunneum chromosome 6, complete sequence genome encodes:
- the PCD1 gene encoding Peroxisomal coenzyme A diphosphatase 1, peroxisomal: MPVTASDQNPTTVNPSSPPTCTGTPPPLSTPAAGADADADADWCDSFNHPPDQDDQDDQDDQDKPGLSLTDRDVADLRDQLTRASAAGLAPNHQHHADAAALDARLNNDQPHLLADLVDAFEESLYYDASTMAGLNSFSSAALNRLRAYRPPPLPLWDALPARKRAAVLVLLYADRWGDLRVVITMRAASLRSFSGHAALPGGKADSLEETPYQIARREAFEEIGLPMDDLRLPRPFRIEPLCSLPPSLARTHLVVTPCVAFLHADDRAHPGSPGPLVEESLIPRLDAREVAAVFSAPFYNFLKAHDLPPRPGQELPPGTWYDGAWMSWKDLPWRVHNFYVPVNNQRVAKPRRASAHGNMGEALEAQQEQEGRFKVWGMTGRLLVDAARIAYGEDPEIEHNDTYGDYDIILRAEEEGVFNEVGEAKKGTNEPAKM; encoded by the exons ATGCCGGTAACGGCCAGCGACCAGAATCCCACCACGGTCAAtccatcgtcaccaccaaCCTGCACAGGAACACCACCACCGCTCAGCACCCCAGCCGCGGGCGCcgatgcggatgcggatgccgACTGGTGCGACTCGTTCAATCACCCGCCCGACCAAGACGACCAGGACGACCAGGACGACCAGGACAAGCCGGGACTGTCGCTGACGGACCGTGACGTCGCCGATCTCCGGGACCAGCTTACACGGGCCTCGGCTGCGGGGCTCGCGCCaaaccaccagcaccacgcCGATGcggccgccctcgacgctCGTCTCAACAACGACCAGCCACACCTGCTCGCAGACCTTGTCGACGCGTTTGAAGAGTCCTTGTACTACGATGCATCTACAATGGCCGGCCTGAATTCCTTCTCCTCG GCTGCCCTCAACCGCCTCCGGGCGTACAGGCCGCCTCCCCTGCCGCTATGGGACGCCCTGCCTGCCCGGAAGcgcgccgccgtcctggtCCTGCTGTACGCGGACCGCTGGGGCGACTTGCGCGTCGTTATTACCATGCGGGCCGCGAGCCTGAGGAGCTTCTCGGGCCATGCCGCGCTTCCGGGGGGCAAGGCCGACAGCCTGGAAGAGACACCTT ACCAAATCGCGCGCCGGGAGGCCTTTGAGGAGATCGGCCTGCCGATGGATGACCTCCGCCTGCCCAGGCCGTTCCGCATAGAGCCGCTGTGCAGCCTGCCCCCCTCGCTGGCGAGGACGCACCTCGTCGTCACGCCGTGCGTCGCCTTTCTCCACGCCGACGACAGGGCGCACCCCGGCTCGCCTGGCCCGCTGGTCGAGGAGTCCCTGATCCCGAGGCTGGACGCGCGCGAGGTCGCCGCCGTGTTTAGCGCCCCGTTCTACAACTTCCTCAAGGCGCACGACTTGCCGCCCCGGCCGGGGCAGGAGCTGCCCCCCGGGACGTGGTACGACGGCGCGTGGATGTCGTGGAAGGACTTGCCGTGGCGGGTACACAACTTCTACGTGCCCGTCAACAACCAGCGGGTCGCGAAGCCGAGGAGGGCGAGCGCGCACGGCAACATGGGCGAGGCGCTCGAggcgcagcaggagcaggaggggAGGTTCAAGGTATGGGGCATGACGGGGAGGCTGCTGGTGGATGCGGCTAGGATTGCGTACGGGGAGGACCCCGAGATTGAGCATAATGATACGTATGGCGATTATGACATTATTCTGAGggcggaagaggagggcGTCTTCAACGAGGTGGGCGAGGCGAAGAAGGGCACCAACGAGCCGGCCAAGATGTGA
- the erd1 gene encoding Protein ERD1 1, whose protein sequence is MDGDPAVESELDAFSLVFPLPFRVGFIATLAVWGWGLNLHYLYLAKVDVPSLIRYPGRSSPHHIPHHLSTYRLATFLSGLFAVSMVLFWLCTWGAASRVIDYDWIPMTYLAGIVAVFLVPLKNLPSGGRRRFLATLKRVSIGGIAEAQDGKFGDILLADVLTSYAKVCGDVFVTLCMFFTAGGSSTKRPDRSCGGTVVVPLLMGVPSAIRFRQCIIEYLRVRRAPYKESAGWGGQHLANALKYSTAFPVLVASALQRNTDDAAARAAYNRAWLVAVLVNSLYSFYWDVAKDWDMTLFASRRERNSSHHPWGLRDRLIFRPVIMYYAVIVLDLMLRCTWSLKLSPHLDKFSDFESGIFLIEFLEVFRRWVWIFLRVETEWIRNSSTGLGIDDILLGDYQGKDDDDE, encoded by the exons atggacGGTGATCCAGCAGTCGAATCCGAACTCGACGCCTTCAGCCTCGTATTCCCTCTTCCCTTTCGCGTCGGCTTCATCGCAACACTAG CCGTCTGGGGTTGGGGCCTCAACCTGCACTACTTGTACCTGGCCAAAGTCGACGTCCCATCGTTGATACGCTACCCGGGCCGCTCCTCGCCGCACCACATACCGCACCACCTCTCGACGTACCGCCTCGCGACCTTCCTCTCGGGCCTCTTCGCCGTGTCCATGGTTCTCTTCTGGCTGTGCACTTGGGGGGCGGCGTCGCGCGTAATCGACTACGACTGGATACCCATGACGTACCtcgccggcatcgtcgccgtcttcctcgtcccgCTGAAGAACCTGCCCAGCGGCGGGAGGAGGCGGTTTCTCGCGACGCTGAAGCGCGTTAGCATAGGGGGCATCGCGGAGGCGCAGGACGGCAAGTTTGGCGACATTCTGCTCGCCGACGTGCTGACGTCGTACGCCAAGGTGTGCGGCGACGTGTTCGTGACGCTGTGCATGTTTTTCACGGCCGGCGGGTCGTCCACGAAGCGGCCGGATCGGAGCTGCGGCGGGACCGTCGTGGTGCCCTTGTTGATGGGCGTGCCCAGCGCCATACGGTTCCGGCAGTGCATCATCGAGTACCTCCGCGTTCGGCGGGCGCCGTACAAGGAGTCGGCGGGCTGGGGAGGCCAGCATCTGGCCAACGCCCTCAAGTACTCTACCGCGTTCCCTGTCCTCGTTGCGAGCGCGCTGCAGCGCAACACGGACGATGcggcggccagggcggcGTACAACAGGGCCTGGCTGGTGGCCGTGCTCGTCAACTCGCTGTATTCGTTTTACTGGGACGTCGCCAAGGATTGGGACATGACGCTCTTCGCGTCTAGGCGGGAGCGCAATTCGTCCCACCACCCCTGGGGGCTTCGCGACAGACTCATCTTCCGCCCCGTCATCATGTACTACGCAGTCATTGTGCTGGACCTGATGCTGAGGTGTACTTGGTCCTTGAAGTTGAGTCCTCATTTGGACAAGTTTAGTGATTTTGAGAGCGGCATCTTTCTGATAGAGTTTCTCGAGGTGTTTCGGCGATGGGTGTGGATATTCCTCCGGGTGGAAACCGAGTGGATTAGGAATTCGTCTACCGGGTTGGGTATTGATGATATTTTGTTAGGCGATTACCAGGgcaaggatgacgatgacgagtaA
- the PEX10 gene encoding Peroxisome biogenesis factor 10, which produces MASKPLSSPTASPTASPYPFAAAPDIVRAHQKDAYFTGHLANTISDLYRRLFGARATHSLAPELRSLAALLYFALTTLPGNRTLGEEYCDLVQVESPAGQLPDVKQRAAYIAGTILLPYLVSRTLPSLRNRLRKLIDRRLDALRRKGNQASREARVWEYISNHLPSLTSAAPIQAVTLALFYFNGTYYELTKRLLSLRYVFTRAVPDSPDRGGYEVLGVLLVIQLAVQSYLHIRSTISSAGRRERNAPPAGSAVDVSLDHTNSYSANSDLLLTELGARGPQESRVDLALTTHTPVSSSPRFDLADAQAMGYIRGSQQRKCTLCLEEMKDPSATQCGHVFCWECIGDWVREKPECPLCRREAMVQHILPLRVM; this is translated from the coding sequence atggcctcgaAACCACTCTCCTCGCCaacggcatcgccaacagcATCACCCTACCCATTCGccgcagcaccagacattgtGCGCGCGCATCAAAAAGACGCCTACTTCACAGGCCACctggccaacaccatcaGCGACCTCTACCGACGGCTCTTCGGCGCTCGCGCAACACACTCGCTCGCCCCCGAGCTGCGCTCCCTCGCAGCCCTGCTCTACTTCGCGCTCACCACGCTCCCAGGCAACCGGACCCTGGGCGAAGAATACTGCGACCTGGTGCAGGTGGAATCGCCCGCCGGCCAGCTCCCGGACGTCAAGCAGCGAGCAGCCTACATCGCGGGCACCATCCTCCTGCCATACCTCGTCAGCCGCACGCTCCCCAGCCTGCGCAACCGCCTGCGCAAGCTCATCGACAGGAGGCTCGACGCGCTCCGCCGCAAAGGCAACCAGGCGAGCAGGGAAGCCCGCGTTTGGGAATACATATCCAACCACCTGCCCTCGCTGACATCGGCGGCGCCCATCCAAGCCGTGACCCTGGCCCTCTTCTACTTCAACGGCACCTACTACGAGCTCACGAAGCGCCTCCTGTCCCTGCGGTACGTCTTCACGCGCGCCGTGCCCGACTCCCCCGACCGCGGGGGCTACGAGGTCCTCGGCGTGCTGCTCGTCATCCAGCTCGCCGTCCAGAGCTACCTCCACATCCGGTCGACCATCTCGTCGGCCGGCCGGCGCGAGCGCAACGCCCCCCCGGCCGGCAGCGCAGTCGACGTCTCCCTCGACCACACAAACTCGTACTCGGCAAACAGCGACCTCCTCCTCACGGAGCTGGGCGCCCGCGGGCCCCAGGAGAGCAGGGTCGACCTAGCCCTCACCACCCACACGCCCGTCTCTTCCTCGCCGCGCTTCGACCTGGCCGACGCCCAGGCAATGGGCTACATCAGGGGTTCTCAGCAGCGCAAATGCACCCTCTGCCTcgaggagatgaaggacCCGTCGGCGACCCAGTGCGGGCACGTCTTTTGCTGGGAGTGCATAGGGGACTGGGTGAGGGAGAAGCCCGAGTGCCCTCTGTGCAGGAGGGAGGCCATGGTGCAGCACATTCTTCCCCTGAGGGTCATGTAA
- the bem46 gene encoding Protein bem46 — MSSHSSAPASTLGSYLEQMASALSSVASYMRLPALASTGIAAALTSLLYFKQKALIYPSHMPPNSRTDVPRPSQFGIRDFEELVIPTDDGEKLSAYYIRGPREGRNSNVTVIMFHGNAGNIGHRLPIARLLINYTGCNVFMLEYRGYGTSTGEPDEAGLNMDAQTGLKYLRERAETRDHRLVIYGQSLGGAVSIRLVAKNQDAGDIIGLVLENTFLSMRKLIPSVIPPAKYLTLLCHQVWPSEASLPSITKVPILFLSGLQDEIVPPSHMRQLYDLCNAPEKRWKPLPGGDHNSSVLEDGYFEAIADFVADVTSQSSLEKTRL; from the exons ATGTCGAGCCACAGCTCTGCTCCCGCCTCGACCCTCGGCAGCTACCTGGAGCAGATGGCCTCTGCACTCAGCTCAGTAGCTTCCTATATGCGTCTTCCTGCATTGGCATCCACG GGCATTGCTGCCGCGCTGACGTCGCTTCTTTATTTTAAACAAAA GGCTTTGATATACCCGTCCCACATGCCCCCAAACTCCCGGACAGATGTACCGAGACCTTCCCAATTCGGTATCAGGGACTTTGAAGAGCTTGTTATTCCTAccgacgatggcgagaaACTCTCCGCCTATTACATTCGAGGTCCTCGTGAGGGCCGTAACTCCAACGTGACTGTCATTATGTTTCATGGAAACGCTGGAAACATTGGTCATCGGCTCCCTATAGCAAGACTGCTCATCAATTACACGGGCTGCAACGTCTTTATGCTCGAGTACAGGGGATATGGCACGTCAACCGGTGAGCCCGACGAGGCAGGATTGAACATGGATGCGCAAACCGGCTTGAAGTACCTGCGCGAAAGAGCCGAGACACGAGACCACCGCCTCGTCATCTATGGTCAAAGCTTAGGCGGCGCGGTTAGCATCCGGCTGGTGGCTAAGAACCAGGACGCCGGCGACATTATCGGCTTGGTGCTGGAGAATACTTTCCTGTCCATGAGGAAGCTGATACCATCTGTCATTCCACCTGCCAAGTATCTGACTCTGCTCTGCCATCAGGTGTGGCCCAGCGAAGCATCTCTACCAAGCATCACAAAGGTTCCTATCCTATTTCTCAGCGGTCTACAGGACGAAATTGTGCC GCCCAGTCACATGCGCCAGCTATACGACCTTTGCAACGCACCCGAGAAGCGCTGGAAGCCACTGCCGGGTGGCGACCACAACTCTAGcgtcctcgaggacggcTACTTTGAAGCCATTGCCGATTTTGTTGCCGATGTTACGAGCCAATCATCCCTGGAGAAGACGCGGTTATAG